A DNA window from Arachis duranensis cultivar V14167 chromosome 3, aradu.V14167.gnm2.J7QH, whole genome shotgun sequence contains the following coding sequences:
- the LOC107480038 gene encoding probable protein S-acyltransferase 7, translating into MNAMMQPPPPPPPATSSGTGSPAASSFVRTYRAWQGNNVFFLRGRLIFGPDVKSIFISVFLVIAPVAFFCAFVARKLTHDFPHHAGWSIIVVVIVHTFFVLITLVLTSGRDPGIVPRSAYPPPPESDDDAASTRPRRSKIVLVNGVPVKVKYCDTCQLYRPLRCSHCSVCDNCVERFDHHCPWLGQCIGLRNYRFFYIFVLSATLLCLYVHVFCWVYIKKIMDSEEKTIWKAMIRTPASIALIIYTFIWVWFVGGLTVFHTYLISTNQSTYENFKYRYDQQLVNPYDRGIVENFKQVFCTSIPPSKHNFRAKVPKDLPLSESHQRVVGGQSLSPMLKKTTENVVEERNVEHRGDGELHNVSQNESLHRESGEGQEASFFRQSLWERTSRKWEITPEVVTANSCSSGNSTQA; encoded by the exons ATGAATGCGATGATGCAGCCGCCGCCACCTCCGCCTCCAGCCACCTCCTCCGGCACGGGATCCCCTGCTGCATCATCATTCGTCAGAACTTACCGCGCCTGGCAAGGCAATAAT GTGTTTTTTCTTCGAGGTAGGCTTATATTTGGACCAGACGTGAAATCCATATTTATATCGGTGTTTCTTGTGATTGCTCCTGTTGCTTTCTTCTGTGCCTTCGTTGCCAGAAAACTCACTCATGATTTTCCCCATCACGCCGGATGGTCAATTATCGTCGTTGTTATCGTTCACACTTTCTTT GTTCTGATTACCCTTGTACTAACCTCAGGAAGAGATCCAGGTATAGTACCTCGCAGCGCTTATCCTCCTCCACCAGAGTCTGATGATGATGCTGCTTCCACCCGCCCACGGCGGTCAAAGATTGTTTTAGTCAACGGTGTACCTGTCAAAGTCAAATATTGCGATACTTGCCAGCTCTATAGACCGCTCCGCTGTTCTCATTGCTCTGTATGCGACAATTGTGTGGAACGATTTGATCATCACTGTCCCTGGCTGGGCCAGTGTATTGGATTG CGAAATTACAGGTTCTTCTACATATTTGTACTCTCTGCAACACTTCTTTGCTTATATGTGCATGTCTTTTGCTGGGTCTACATTAAGAAGATCATGGACTCTGAGGAAAAAACAATTTGGAAAGCAATGATCAGAACCCCGGCCTCTATTGCACTAATAATCTACACTTTCATTTGGGTCTGGTTTGTTGGAGGCCTCACTGTTTTCCACACCTATCTCATCAGCACAAACCAG TCTActtatgaaaattttaaataccgCTATGATCAACAACTGGTAAACCCATATGACAGAGGGATAGTTGAGAATTTCAAACAAGTATTCTGCACTAGCATTCCTCCATCCAAGCATAACTTCAGGGCTAAGGTTCCAAAGGATCTTCCGCTATCAGAGTCACACCAAAGAGTAGTGGGTGGTCAGTCCCTAAGCCCTATGCTGAAGAAAACCACAGAGAACGTGGTGGAAGAGAGGAATGTGGAACATCGCGGGGATGGTGAATTGCATAATGTGTCCCAGAATGAAAGCTTGCACAGGGAAAGTGGGGAGGGACAAGAAGCTTCATTTTTTAGGCAGTCTCTGTGGGAAAGAACTAGCAGAAAGTGGGAAATAACTCCTGAAGTTGTGACTGCAAATAGCTGTAGTAGTGGGAACTCAACTCAAGCATAG